A portion of the Eubacterium maltosivorans genome contains these proteins:
- a CDS encoding helix-turn-helix domain-containing protein, with the protein MADQTIPDYETIRAAVAGETWAVEKVLMCYKDEIDRQATVKKRQPDGTFKLEIDEDMRQYITMKLIEALPQFPLEEMEREEKRNRDKKS; encoded by the coding sequence ATGGCAGACCAAACAATACCCGATTATGAAACCATACGCGCCGCCGTTGCCGGAGAAACATGGGCGGTGGAAAAGGTGCTTATGTGCTACAAGGACGAAATCGACAGGCAGGCAACTGTAAAGAAACGTCAGCCGGACGGAACATTCAAACTGGAAATTGATGAAGATATGCGCCAGTATATCACAATGAAGCTGATAGAAGCCCTCCCCCAATTTCCCCTTGAAGAAATGGAAAGAGAGGAAAAAAGAAATCGGGACAAAAAATCATAA
- a CDS encoding cysteine-rich VLP domain-containing protein produces MTGSKRLTPPQSRKVNSLVKKECCNCERGHCILLDDGEECVCPQLISYSLLCKWFQTAVLPLDKLLYAELFKTEDKKRCTECGTFFVSKSNSVKYCPDCRKRITRRQAAERMRKRRAAVTQ; encoded by the coding sequence ATGACCGGGAGTAAGCGGCTCACGCCGCCACAGAGCCGGAAAGTCAACAGCCTTGTAAAAAAGGAGTGCTGCAACTGCGAGCGCGGACACTGTATCTTATTGGACGACGGGGAGGAATGTGTCTGCCCGCAGCTTATTTCCTATTCACTTCTATGCAAGTGGTTTCAGACCGCCGTACTTCCCCTTGATAAGTTGCTCTATGCAGAGCTTTTCAAGACCGAGGATAAAAAGCGTTGTACCGAGTGCGGCACGTTCTTTGTATCAAAATCAAACAGCGTCAAATACTGCCCGGACTGCCGGAAACGGATTACCCGCAGACAGGCAGCGGAACGCATGAGGAAACGACGCGCGGCGGTTACGCAATAA
- a CDS encoding transposon-transfer assisting family protein, which yields MIRLTVEEMNLLSIYHEGSKAQLMENMTTALPFMDEDMRPFAERTLQKISPLTENEYAELSIFAADEV from the coding sequence ATGATTAGACTGACCGTTGAAGAAATGAACCTGTTGAGTATTTACCATGAGGGAAGCAAGGCACAGCTTATGGAAAATATGACGACTGCGCTACCATTCATGGACGAGGATATGCGTCCCTTTGCAGAACGCACCTTACAGAAAATTTCCCCACTAACAGAAAACGAGTATGCGGAGCTTTCCATTTTCGCCGCTGATGAAGTATGA